The genome window GATCTTTTTCCTCGCCTGACTGCTCATACAGCCTGCAGCGTTTGCAGATCTGTTCCACCAGGGCATCATTTTGTTCTTCTTTCACTTTGTTCAAATAGAGACGACATCCTTGGTAGCCCGGCCTGTTTTCCTGAAAGAGATAGACAGCTGATCCGTTCTCCTGTAGGTTATTGCGGGTCAGTTTGTTGGCCATTATGAAGACAGCTGAGCCATCATCAGTAATGTAGGGTCGGGAGTAGATGGCGGCGTTGACTTTGCCGTCACGGCTGGCAGTGGCGAGTATTCCTGTGCCTTTGGTGTTAGTGAAATAGTTTCTCAGGTCCATTTTTTTCCTCCATCGTTTGATAGGTGTTAATCATTTTTTAGCTGTGGAGACTATCTCCATGCCATAGCTTTTAATCATTTTTGAGCAGGTTGGCAAGTGCTGTGGATAATGTGGGAAAACGAAAAATATAGCCGGACTGTAGCAAGTTTTCAGGCGAAACCCGCTGTCCTCCGAGAAGTACGGTCGACATCTCACCGAAGGCCAGCTTTAGTACCAGGGCCGGAACGCCGATCGGCAGCACCCGGCGATCAAGGGTCTGAGCCAGCTGCCGGGTGAATTCATCGTTGGTAACCGACTCCGGAGCAACGCAGTTAAATACTCCCCTAAGTTCTGGTTTATCAGCCAGGTAGGCAAAAATGTTGGCAAGCTCGCCCTGGTGAATCCAGGGAAACCATTGCCTGCCTGATCCCAGTCGGCTTCCCAGCCCCAGTTTGAAAGCCGGTAGCATTTTAGCCAGGACACCACCTGAGGAACCCAGCACCAGGCCAAAACGGCACCGTACCACCCGAGCACCATATTCTTCGGCCCGCAAAGCCTCCCGCTCCCAATCCTGTGCCAAATGCCCAAGAAAATCAGTTCCGGCGCTGCTTTCTTCAGTTAGTGGCTCATCACCCCGGTCGCCATAATAGCCGACCGCCGAAGTGCTCAACAGGGCAATCTGCCGACCTTTGGCGGCTGCCATTTCAATACCGTCGACTAGGTGGTGAGTGGTGTTGATGCGACTATTGCGAATTTCTTCTTTTTTGGTTTCGGTCCAGCGGCCGATAATCGAAGCACCGGCCAGGTTGATCACCATGTCATGGTCGGCCAAAATTTCCTGCCATTTACCCGGAACGTTGGGGTCGCCTTCACAATAGACGGCTCCAGTCGGCAGGGTGCGGCCTGGGCGAATTTTTCGGGTCAATACTGTAACTCGATGCTCAGCGCCCACCAATTTTTTGGTCAAGTGGCTACCAATAAAGCCAGTACCACCAGTGATAAATATTTTCATACCGCCCTCCTTATCAGATTTCCAAGATTTTTCAGGATTTTTATTTTTTCTCTATCCGCCATCTTTATTCTTTTCAGTCAGCAGGTTATTCGTAAACAATATGCCGTCCGGTAAATGATGTTCAAACCTTTTCCAACCGGCACAAAAAACCTCGATTGGACGGGGTGGCGGTAATCGGATCACGCAGCGAATCATCAGTGAGGTTGTTGAGGTTATAGTTATCGTCAACTTCCCCCCAACCCCAGGCGATCATGATGCAACCCGGCTGCACCCGCTGTGAGATCCTGGCCGG of Pseudomonadota bacterium contains these proteins:
- a CDS encoding TIGR01777 family oxidoreductase, producing MKIFITGGTGFIGSHLTKKLVGAEHRVTVLTRKIRPGRTLPTGAVYCEGDPNVPGKWQEILADHDMVINLAGASIIGRWTETKKEEIRNSRINTTHHLVDGIEMAAAKGRQIALLSTSAVGYYGDRGDEPLTEESSAGTDFLGHLAQDWEREALRAEEYGARVVRCRFGLVLGSSGGVLAKMLPAFKLGLGSRLGSGRQWFPWIHQGELANIFAYLADKPELRGVFNCVAPESVTNDEFTRQLAQTLDRRVLPIGVPALVLKLAFGEMSTVLLGGQRVSPENLLQSGYIFRFPTLSTALANLLKND
- a CDS encoding pyridoxamine 5'-phosphate oxidase family protein, giving the protein MDLRNYFTNTKGTGILATASRDGKVNAAIYSRPYITDDGSAVFIMANKLTRNNLQENGSAVYLFQENRPGYQGCRLYLNKVKEEQNDALVEQICKRCRLYEQSGEEKDLVVVFFTVDQTLPLIGSGDVLDPTA